Proteins encoded within one genomic window of Hermetia illucens chromosome 2, iHerIll2.2.curated.20191125, whole genome shotgun sequence:
- the LOC119648831 gene encoding uncharacterized protein LOC119648831 has protein sequence MNCTEHPEYAFSYGVKDLHTGDVKSQWESRDNGIIKGRYSILEPDGSIRTVDYTADSKNGFNAVVKTHGPNIHPIMETAHSGVIHPNHELSHSKINHYGKNQDHILLTSNLQLAEEISKDVEDTQPEIEVKQSVEPEIQYGQNVEQPEVPAEAEYFEPSEEVRPEIKSVPAPDLSGFQPIPSHGGFSDDQEPWKAIINEDTAKYYDRVKEEYHQDEPQATIRVLPETFYQPKALASLNTNFISSQPAFAEEMVPSYSQPSKVRGKLHTTPGLRYFANNNKQKKFKRGHNKSIFSNHFPRKPRMLGRHKEGPLYFGSNLKEQRQASSRIVQSMLKRDKMHIVPNYASYNSDRYL, from the exons atgaattgcacg GAACATCCTGAATACGCCTTCAGCTACGGAGTAAAAGATCTTCACACGGGCGATGTCAAATCACAATGGGAATCCCGAGACAACGGCATCATCAAAGGACGCTACAGCATTTTGGAGCCAGATGGGTCAATCCGAACAGTTGACTACACAGCAGATTCTAAAAATGGATTCAATGCAGTTGTCAAAACTCATGGACCAAACATACATCCCATCATGGAAACCGCACACTCCGGTGTAATACACCCCAATCATGAATTATCCCATTCCAAAATCAACCACTACGGCAAAAATCAAGACCATATTCTTCTCACCTCAAATTTACAGCTAgctgaagaaatttcaaaagatgTGGAAGACACACAACCCGAAATTGAAGTTAAGCAGTCAGTAGAGCCTGAAATACAATATGGCCAAAATGTAGAACAGCCAGAAGTGCCTGCAGAAGCTGAGTACTTTGAACCAAGCGAGGAAGTCAGACCAGAAATCAAAAGCGTTCCAGCCCCAGATCTGTCTGGATTTCAACCTATACCATCTCATGGCGGGTTCAGTGACGATCAAGAGCCCTGGAAAGCTATAATAAATGAGGATACAGCTAAATATTACGATCGCGTCAAGGAAGAATATCACCAAGATGAACCACAAGCAACAATTCGAGTACTCCCCGAGACCTTCTATCAGCCAAAAGCACTTGCTTCTTTAAATACAAACTTCATATCATCGCAGCCTGCTTTTGCTGAAGAAATGGTACCAAGCTACTCACAGCCAAGTAAGGTTCGAGGAAAATTGCATACAACCCCAGGTTTAAGATATTTCGCAAACAATAATAAGCAGAAGAAATTCAAGCGTGGACAtaataaaagtatcttttccaaTCATTTTCCGAGAAAGCCAAGAATGTTGGGAAGACATAAAGAAGGACCGCTGTATTTTGGCAGCAATTTAAAGGAGCAACGGCAAGCTTCCTCTCGAATAGTGCAATCAATGTTGAAGAGGGATAAAATGCATATTGTGCCGAATTACGCATCTTATAATTCCGATCGTTATTTATAA